In the genome of Variibacter gotjawalensis, one region contains:
- a CDS encoding winged helix-turn-helix domain-containing protein has protein sequence MRILIIEDDKDAADYLVKAFREVGHVADAVHDGEQGLALALEAEHDVVIVDRMLPKRDGLSIIGAMRTKNITTPVLILSALGQVDDRVKGLRAGGDDYLTKPYAFSELLARVEVLSRRPTGKSEEMSYRVADLSLDRLSHEVTRNGTEIVLQPREFRLLEYLMKHAGQVVTRTMLLENVWDYHFDPQTNVIDVHISRLRSKIDKGFTPPLLHTIRGAGYMIRDGAR, from the coding sequence ATGCGGATTCTGATCATCGAGGACGATAAGGACGCGGCGGACTATCTCGTGAAAGCGTTTCGCGAGGTGGGCCATGTTGCGGATGCGGTCCACGATGGCGAGCAGGGTCTCGCGCTGGCGCTCGAAGCCGAGCACGACGTCGTTATCGTCGACCGCATGCTGCCGAAGCGCGACGGACTCTCGATCATCGGCGCGATGCGGACGAAGAATATCACGACGCCGGTTCTGATTCTGTCGGCGCTCGGTCAGGTCGACGATCGCGTCAAAGGCTTGCGTGCCGGCGGCGACGACTACCTCACCAAGCCGTACGCTTTCTCCGAATTGCTTGCGCGCGTCGAAGTGCTGTCGCGCCGGCCGACGGGCAAGAGCGAGGAGATGTCGTATCGCGTCGCCGACCTCTCGCTCGACCGTCTCTCGCATGAGGTGACGCGCAACGGCACCGAGATCGTGCTGCAGCCGCGCGAGTTTCGCCTGCTCGAGTATTTGATGAAGCATGCCGGGCAGGTCGTGACGCGCACGATGCTGCTGGAGAATGTCTGGGATTATCATTTCGACCCGCAGACCAACGTCATCGACGTGCACATCTCGCGGCTGCGCTCGAAGATCGACAAAGGCTTCACGCCGCCGCTGCTGCACACCATCCGCGGTGCCGGATACATGATCCGTGACGGCGCTCGGTAA
- a CDS encoding Do family serine endopeptidase: MSEIHQARRKSIVSRGVAMLAAGAAIGALTIFAVPQSSQTNFLVAPAHAQALATRPASFADIVEKVKPAVFAVRVKVENASMGAEMDGNSPFPPGSPMERFYKRFGFGDGEGQMAPRGGGRRGEGRPAPRQFSMSQGSGFFISRDGYAVTNNHVVAQGASVEVKMDDGKTYAAKVIGTDPRTDLALLKVEGNNFPFVPLAEKLPRVGDWALAVGNPFGLGGTVTAGIVSANGRDIGAGPYDDFIQIDAPVNKGNSGGPTFDVDGNVIGVNTAIYSPSGGNVGIAFAIPADTVRSVVAQLKDKGQVSRGWIGVQIQPVTAEIAESLGLKSEQGALVADPQRDGPAAKAGIKSGDVIVSVNSQPVKDARDLAKKIGALSPGENVKVGVFRNGSETALTMKLGELPAERQQRAEAQEDREVPAAGAPVVGLRLAPAASVAGAGKDGVVVTEVEPSSPAAERGFKSGDVILEVAGAPVSSASEVRKALSDAKGKKSVLVRVKSGDSSRFVALPIAQG; encoded by the coding sequence ATGTCTGAAATCCATCAAGCCCGCCGTAAGTCGATCGTCTCTCGCGGCGTTGCCATGCTCGCCGCCGGTGCCGCCATCGGTGCGCTGACGATTTTTGCTGTCCCGCAATCCTCGCAAACGAATTTCCTCGTCGCGCCGGCTCATGCCCAGGCGCTCGCGACGCGTCCGGCGAGCTTCGCCGACATCGTCGAGAAGGTGAAGCCGGCCGTGTTCGCGGTCCGCGTCAAGGTCGAGAACGCCTCGATGGGCGCCGAGATGGACGGCAACTCGCCGTTCCCACCGGGTTCGCCGATGGAGCGCTTCTACAAGCGTTTCGGTTTCGGTGATGGCGAAGGCCAGATGGCGCCGCGTGGCGGTGGCCGCCGCGGCGAAGGCCGTCCGGCTCCGCGCCAGTTCTCGATGTCGCAAGGCTCCGGCTTCTTCATCTCGCGTGACGGCTATGCGGTGACGAACAATCACGTCGTCGCGCAGGGCGCGTCCGTCGAGGTCAAGATGGACGACGGCAAGACTTACGCCGCGAAGGTGATCGGCACTGATCCGCGTACCGACCTCGCGCTGCTGAAAGTCGAGGGCAACAACTTCCCGTTCGTGCCGCTGGCTGAGAAGCTGCCGCGCGTCGGCGATTGGGCTCTCGCGGTCGGCAATCCGTTCGGTCTCGGCGGTACGGTCACGGCCGGCATCGTCTCGGCAAATGGCCGCGACATCGGCGCCGGTCCGTATGACGACTTCATCCAGATCGATGCGCCGGTGAACAAGGGCAACTCGGGCGGCCCGACCTTCGACGTTGACGGCAACGTGATCGGCGTCAACACGGCGATCTACTCGCCGTCGGGCGGCAACGTCGGCATCGCGTTCGCGATTCCCGCGGACACCGTGCGCAGCGTCGTCGCGCAGTTGAAGGATAAGGGTCAGGTCTCGCGTGGTTGGATCGGCGTTCAGATTCAGCCGGTGACGGCAGAGATTGCCGAAAGCCTCGGGCTCAAGAGCGAGCAGGGCGCCCTCGTTGCGGACCCGCAGCGTGACGGCCCGGCCGCCAAGGCCGGCATCAAATCGGGTGACGTGATCGTGTCTGTCAACAGCCAGCCCGTGAAGGATGCGCGCGACCTCGCCAAGAAGATCGGCGCGCTGTCGCCGGGCGAGAATGTGAAGGTCGGCGTCTTCCGCAATGGCTCGGAAACGGCGCTGACGATGAAACTCGGTGAGCTGCCGGCGGAACGCCAGCAGCGCGCCGAAGCGCAGGAAGATCGCGAGGTGCCGGCTGCCGGCGCTCCGGTGGTTGGCCTTCGCCTCGCTCCGGCGGCGTCTGTCGCCGGTGCCGGGAAGGACGGCGTCGTCGTCACCGAAGTCGAGCCGTCGAGCCCGGCTGCGGAACGCGGCTTCAAGTCCGGCGACGTGATCCTCGAAGTTGCCGGTGCACCGGTGTCGAGCGCTTCCGAAGTCCGTAAGGCGCTTTCGGATGCGAAAGGCAAGAAGAGCGTGCTGGTGCGCGTGAAGTCCGGCGACAGCAGCCGTTTCGTGGCTTTGCCGATTGCTCAAGGCTAA
- a CDS encoding cytochrome c-type biogenesis protein, translating to MRAFLFAALVALAALSPFEARAVLPDEVLPNAALEARARALSRQLRCMVCQNQSIDDSDAPLARDLRVLVRERLTAGDSDEQVRDFLVARYGEFVLLSPRLSSSTALLWAAPLLVVLIGGVVVFFAAKRRRDVAKTLELRPDEKERLEALLSEKSL from the coding sequence ATGCGCGCGTTTCTCTTCGCCGCGTTGGTTGCGCTCGCGGCGCTTTCGCCGTTCGAGGCGCGGGCCGTGCTCCCGGACGAAGTTTTGCCGAACGCCGCGCTCGAAGCGCGGGCGCGCGCGCTGTCGCGGCAGCTGCGCTGCATGGTGTGTCAGAACCAATCGATCGACGATTCCGATGCGCCGCTCGCGCGCGATCTGCGTGTGCTCGTTCGCGAGCGTCTGACGGCCGGCGACAGCGACGAGCAGGTGCGTGATTTTCTCGTCGCTCGCTACGGTGAGTTCGTGCTGCTGAGCCCGCGGCTTTCGAGCAGCACGGCCCTGTTGTGGGCCGCGCCGCTGCTGGTCGTTCTCATCGGCGGTGTCGTCGTATTCTTCGCGGCAAAGCGGCGTCGCGACGTTGCGAAGACGCTTGAATTGCGGCCCGACGAGAAAGAGCGTCTTGAAGCGTTGTTGAGCGAAAAGTCGCTTTAG
- a CDS encoding heme lyase CcmF/NrfE family subunit: MIAEAGHFALILALVLSLVQLSVPVWGLRRGDAALISVGPMTAVAQFAFVALSFIALTYCYVTSDFSVFNVYQNSHSAQPLIYRFTSVWGNHEGSMLLWVLILATFGALVALFSAPLPITLRTHVLAVQGAIATAFYLFILFSSNPFARIAQAPMEGRDLNPILQDLGLAVHPPMLYLGYVGCSISFSFAVAALIEGRIDAAWARWVRPWTLLTWLFLTGGIAMGSYWAYYELGWGGWWFWDPVENASLMPWIAGTALLHSAVVMEKREALKVWTVLLAILAFSLSLLGTFLVRSGVLTSVHTFAADPSRGVFILAILIFFIGGSLALYAWRAPMLKTGGLFAPISREGALIYNNLFLSAACATIFVGTLYPLALEAVTGEKISVGAPFFNATFGPLILPLLIALPFGPLLAWKRGDLYAASQRLLVAVGIGVFGMAATFAAQTGGPVLAPFGIGLALYVIIGTLTDLAERAGFVRLPFATALSRARGLPGSAWGTAFAHLGVGVMLLGVVGETQWGAEKIASMKVGDTVSLRHYDLTLDATFPRTGPNYRETVIRLTVRRNGHVIGVLEPTKRAFAARQMTTSEAALLTRGVSQLYAAVGEVEATGTTVRIYHKPLVLLIWLGPLLMMFGALLSLSDRRLRVGAPKPARRRIAAEAAE, encoded by the coding sequence ATGATCGCCGAAGCCGGACATTTTGCGCTGATCCTCGCGCTCGTCCTCTCGCTGGTGCAGCTAAGCGTGCCGGTGTGGGGATTGCGACGCGGCGATGCGGCACTGATCTCGGTCGGCCCGATGACGGCGGTCGCGCAATTCGCCTTCGTCGCGTTGTCGTTCATCGCGCTGACCTATTGCTATGTGACGTCCGACTTTTCGGTGTTCAACGTCTACCAGAATTCGCATTCGGCGCAGCCGCTGATCTATCGCTTCACCTCGGTCTGGGGGAACCACGAGGGCTCGATGCTCTTGTGGGTGCTGATCCTTGCGACCTTCGGCGCACTGGTTGCTCTGTTCAGTGCGCCGCTGCCGATCACGCTGCGCACGCATGTGCTCGCCGTGCAGGGCGCGATCGCGACGGCGTTCTATCTCTTCATTCTGTTCTCGTCGAACCCGTTCGCGCGCATCGCGCAGGCGCCGATGGAAGGCCGCGATCTCAATCCGATCCTGCAGGACCTCGGGCTCGCCGTGCATCCGCCGATGCTCTACCTCGGCTATGTCGGCTGCTCGATCTCGTTCTCGTTCGCGGTCGCGGCGCTGATCGAAGGCCGTATCGATGCGGCGTGGGCGCGCTGGGTGCGGCCGTGGACGCTGCTGACCTGGCTGTTCCTCACCGGGGGCATCGCGATGGGCTCCTACTGGGCCTATTACGAACTCGGCTGGGGCGGTTGGTGGTTCTGGGACCCGGTCGAGAACGCATCGCTGATGCCGTGGATCGCCGGCACCGCATTGCTGCATTCCGCCGTCGTGATGGAGAAGCGTGAAGCTCTGAAGGTCTGGACCGTGCTGCTGGCGATCCTCGCTTTCTCGCTGTCTCTGCTCGGCACATTCCTGGTGCGCTCCGGCGTGCTGACGTCGGTGCACACGTTTGCGGCCGATCCGTCGCGTGGTGTTTTCATTCTGGCGATCTTGATCTTCTTCATCGGCGGCAGTCTCGCGCTCTATGCGTGGCGTGCGCCGATGCTCAAGACCGGCGGACTTTTCGCGCCGATCTCGCGCGAAGGCGCGCTCATTTACAACAACCTCTTCCTCTCGGCGGCTTGTGCGACGATCTTCGTTGGCACGCTTTATCCGCTCGCGCTCGAAGCGGTGACCGGCGAGAAGATCTCAGTCGGTGCGCCGTTCTTCAATGCGACGTTCGGACCGCTTATTTTGCCGCTGCTGATCGCACTGCCGTTCGGGCCGCTGCTCGCGTGGAAGCGCGGCGATCTTTACGCGGCGAGCCAGCGTTTGCTGGTCGCGGTTGGCATCGGCGTGTTCGGCATGGCGGCGACGTTCGCGGCGCAGACGGGCGGCCCCGTATTGGCGCCGTTCGGCATCGGCCTCGCGCTGTATGTGATCATCGGCACTTTGACCGATCTCGCCGAGCGCGCCGGTTTTGTGCGGCTGCCTTTCGCGACCGCATTGTCGCGCGCGCGCGGCTTGCCGGGCTCGGCCTGGGGCACGGCGTTCGCGCATCTCGGCGTCGGCGTGATGTTGCTCGGCGTCGTCGGCGAAACGCAGTGGGGCGCCGAGAAGATCGCGTCGATGAAAGTCGGCGATACGGTCTCGCTGCGGCACTACGATCTCACGCTCGATGCGACGTTCCCGCGCACAGGACCGAACTATCGCGAGACCGTCATTCGCCTGACGGTGCGGCGGAATGGTCACGTGATTGGTGTGTTGGAACCGACGAAGCGCGCGTTCGCGGCGCGGCAGATGACGACATCGGAAGCCGCGCTGCTGACGCGCGGAGTCAGTCAACTATACGCGGCGGTTGGTGAAGTCGAGGCGACCGGCACGACGGTGCGCATCTATCATAAGCCGCTCGTGCTGCTGATCTGGCTTGGGCCACTGCTGATGATGTTCGGCGCGCTGCTGTCGCTTTCGGACCGCCGCTTGCGCGTCGGTGCGCCAAAGCCGGCGCGGCGACGTATCGCGGCCGAGGCTGCCGAATGA
- the ccmE gene encoding cytochrome c maturation protein CcmE, whose amino-acid sequence MTRKQRRLVLIGAALGVLGLAVALVLVALKDSVVFFNSPTDVQAKQVQPGTRFRLGGLVAQGSVQRDAALAVRFNITDGNKTIPVAYKGILPDLFREGQGVITEGALDTAGTFRADSVLAKHDENYMPKDVADALKKQGHWKEGDNKPAPAAARPSGATQ is encoded by the coding sequence ATGACACGCAAGCAACGCCGCCTCGTTCTGATCGGAGCCGCGCTCGGCGTGCTCGGACTAGCGGTCGCGCTGGTGCTGGTCGCGCTGAAGGACTCAGTCGTGTTCTTTAATTCTCCGACGGATGTTCAGGCCAAGCAAGTGCAGCCGGGCACGCGTTTCCGTCTCGGCGGGCTCGTCGCGCAAGGTTCGGTGCAACGCGATGCAGCCCTCGCGGTGCGTTTTAACATCACGGACGGCAACAAGACGATCCCGGTGGCGTATAAGGGCATCCTGCCGGACCTCTTCCGCGAGGGGCAGGGTGTGATCACTGAAGGCGCGCTGGATACGGCCGGTACGTTCCGCGCCGACAGCGTGCTCGCCAAGCACGATGAGAATTACATGCCGAAGGACGTCGCCGATGCCCTGAAGAAGCAGGGGCATTGGAAGGAAGGCGATAACAAGCCGGCTCCCGCCGCCGCGCGGCCGAGCGGAGCGACGCAATGA
- the ccmI gene encoding c-type cytochrome biogenesis protein CcmI produces MSLWFVLALMTLVAVAAVLWPLGRRRALAGGSDLAVYRDQLAEIDRDKGAGIIPASEAEAARTEVARRLIAASSKDGPAEYAASSAGGRRIAAVVALLIVPIAAVALYAKLGSPALPSQPLAARLSVPVEQRSIETLIAEVEARVEANPDEARGWEVLAPVYLRLGRYDDLVKARRAILRISGPNAGNEADLGEALVYLANGMVTVEAREAFQRALGLDAKEVKARYFMGIAYEQDGKPQDALKTWQALVADAPADAPWLPVVQRAIARIAPEGPTAEQMADSEQMPPEQRTAMVRGMVERLASRLAQDGGDEQSWFRLIRAYIVLNEPDNARKAAGDARKAANGDAARLKRIDDFVKSLGLET; encoded by the coding sequence ATGAGCCTCTGGTTCGTTCTCGCTTTGATGACGCTTGTTGCGGTGGCCGCCGTGCTGTGGCCGCTGGGGCGGCGGCGCGCGCTGGCGGGTGGCAGCGATCTCGCGGTTTACCGCGATCAGCTCGCGGAGATTGATCGCGACAAGGGCGCCGGGATTATCCCGGCCAGCGAAGCCGAGGCGGCGCGGACCGAGGTCGCGCGGCGGCTGATCGCGGCGTCGAGCAAAGATGGTCCGGCGGAGTATGCGGCTTCGTCCGCGGGCGGCCGGCGGATTGCGGCCGTGGTGGCGCTGTTGATTGTGCCGATCGCGGCGGTTGCGCTTTACGCGAAGCTCGGATCGCCGGCTTTGCCGTCGCAGCCGCTGGCCGCGCGTTTGAGCGTGCCGGTGGAGCAGCGCTCGATCGAGACGCTGATCGCGGAAGTCGAGGCGCGCGTCGAAGCCAATCCGGACGAGGCACGCGGTTGGGAAGTGCTGGCGCCGGTTTATCTGCGGCTCGGCCGCTACGACGATCTCGTCAAGGCGCGCCGCGCGATCCTGCGCATCAGTGGTCCGAATGCGGGCAACGAGGCCGATCTCGGCGAGGCGCTCGTCTATCTCGCGAATGGCATGGTGACGGTAGAGGCGCGCGAAGCGTTTCAGCGCGCGCTCGGGCTCGATGCGAAAGAGGTGAAGGCGCGTTACTTCATGGGCATCGCATATGAGCAGGACGGCAAGCCGCAAGACGCGCTGAAGACGTGGCAGGCTCTGGTCGCCGACGCGCCGGCCGATGCGCCGTGGCTGCCGGTCGTGCAGCGGGCGATCGCGCGGATCGCGCCGGAGGGGCCGACGGCGGAGCAGATGGCGGACTCCGAGCAGATGCCGCCCGAGCAGCGCACCGCGATGGTGCGCGGCATGGTCGAGCGTCTCGCCTCGCGCCTGGCGCAGGATGGCGGCGACGAGCAATCGTGGTTCCGGCTGATCCGTGCTTACATCGTGCTCAACGAGCCGGACAATGCGCGCAAAGCCGCCGGCGATGCACGCAAGGCCGCCAACGGCGATGCGGCGCGGCTCAAGCGCATCGACGACTTCGTGAAATCGCTCGGATTGGAAACGTGA
- a CDS encoding ATP-binding protein, translated as MRANSLALRLFLTAAAWTAAILLITGIVLSGFYRGSVERAFDRRLGVFLKTLVADIAAPDDGGGGEQRSTQALGEPLFELPLSGWYWQITRIDVKSEPRASRSLWDGTLPRIGDPAAPNAGGVRQGYVRGPEDQRLRLAERTIDLDEEGKYLVAVAGDAGEIDDEIRAFDRWLLITFSCLAVVLLLTTTFQVRFGLAPLKRISQSLAAIRSGSSERLEGKFPEEIAPLARETNALIEANREIVDRARTHVGNLAHALKTPLSVMVNEAALRGDDPLAVKVREQVEIMRDQVSHHLQRARMAARATTVGTLTEVVPTVEALARTMEKIYRDRGVTVGVDAAQAVKFRGEQQDLEEMVGNLIDNACKWAQGRVFVAITPEKAAEGREAVRIVIDDDGPGLTAAQREKVAKRGQRLDETKPGSGLGLSIVTDLSSLYGGGLTLGNAPIGGLRAELVLPSG; from the coding sequence ATGCGCGCTAATTCGCTTGCGCTGCGGTTGTTTCTGACGGCGGCCGCATGGACCGCCGCGATCCTTCTCATTACGGGCATTGTTCTTTCCGGCTTCTATCGCGGCTCGGTCGAGCGTGCGTTCGATCGGCGCCTTGGCGTGTTCCTCAAGACGCTCGTTGCCGATATTGCGGCGCCGGATGACGGCGGCGGCGGCGAGCAACGCTCAACGCAAGCGCTCGGCGAGCCGCTGTTCGAACTGCCGCTGTCTGGTTGGTACTGGCAGATCACACGCATCGACGTGAAGTCCGAGCCGCGCGCGTCCCGCTCGCTGTGGGACGGGACTTTGCCGCGCATTGGAGATCCGGCGGCGCCTAATGCGGGCGGTGTGCGCCAGGGTTATGTACGCGGCCCGGAGGATCAGCGGTTGCGGCTTGCCGAACGCACGATCGATCTCGACGAAGAGGGAAAATATCTCGTTGCGGTGGCGGGTGACGCTGGCGAGATCGACGACGAAATTCGTGCCTTCGATCGCTGGCTGCTGATTACGTTCTCGTGTCTCGCGGTCGTACTGCTGCTGACGACGACATTCCAAGTCCGCTTCGGTCTCGCGCCGCTCAAACGCATTTCGCAAAGCCTCGCGGCGATCCGCTCCGGCAGCAGCGAGCGGCTCGAAGGCAAATTCCCCGAAGAGATCGCGCCGCTGGCGCGCGAGACCAATGCACTCATCGAAGCCAACCGCGAAATCGTCGACCGCGCGCGCACGCATGTCGGCAATCTCGCGCATGCGCTGAAAACGCCGCTGTCCGTCATGGTCAACGAGGCGGCGCTGCGCGGCGACGATCCGCTCGCCGTAAAAGTGCGCGAGCAGGTCGAGATCATGCGCGACCAGGTCTCGCACCATCTGCAGCGCGCACGCATGGCGGCGCGCGCGACGACGGTCGGAACGCTGACCGAAGTCGTGCCGACGGTCGAGGCTTTGGCGCGGACGATGGAGAAAATCTACCGCGACCGCGGCGTCACAGTCGGCGTCGATGCCGCGCAAGCGGTGAAATTCCGCGGCGAGCAGCAAGACCTCGAGGAGATGGTCGGCAATCTCATCGACAACGCCTGCAAGTGGGCGCAGGGGCGGGTGTTCGTCGCCATCACGCCCGAGAAGGCGGCCGAGGGCCGCGAGGCCGTCCGCATCGTGATCGACGACGACGGGCCGGGGCTGACGGCGGCGCAGCGCGAGAAAGTCGCCAAGCGCGGCCAAAGGCTCGACGAAACGAAGCCGGGATCCGGCCTCGGTCTCTCGATTGTGACCGACCTTTCCAGCCTCTACGGCGGTGGCCTGACACTCGGCAATGCGCCGATTGGCGGCCTGCGGGCCGAATTGGTGCTACCGAGCGGCTAG
- a CDS encoding response regulator transcription factor, with product MRLLVVEDDPDLNRQLATALTDAGYVVDRAFDGEEAHYLGETEPYDAVVLDIGLPKMDGISVLESWRRAGRAMPVLMLTARDRWSDKVQGFDAGADDYVPKPFHLEEVLARIRALLRRSTGHAKSEFNCGPVRLDTRTGRVSVDGAPVKLTSHEYRLLSYLMHHTGRVVSRTELVEHLYDQDFDRDSNTIEVFVGRIRKKLGIDIIQTVRGLGYLLTPPADAR from the coding sequence TTGCGTCTGCTCGTCGTTGAAGATGATCCCGATTTGAATCGGCAATTGGCCACGGCCCTCACGGATGCGGGCTACGTGGTCGATCGCGCGTTCGATGGCGAGGAAGCACACTATCTCGGCGAGACCGAACCTTACGACGCGGTGGTGCTCGATATCGGACTGCCGAAGATGGACGGCATCTCGGTGCTGGAGTCGTGGCGCCGCGCTGGCCGCGCGATGCCCGTGCTGATGCTGACGGCGCGCGATCGCTGGAGCGACAAGGTGCAGGGCTTCGATGCCGGCGCCGACGATTACGTGCCGAAGCCGTTCCACCTAGAAGAAGTGCTGGCACGCATTCGCGCGCTGCTGCGCCGCTCGACCGGCCACGCGAAGAGCGAGTTCAACTGCGGGCCGGTTCGTCTCGATACGCGCACAGGCCGCGTCAGCGTCGACGGCGCGCCCGTGAAGCTGACGTCGCATGAATATCGGCTGCTGTCGTATCTGATGCATCACACGGGTCGCGTGGTGTCGCGCACCGAGCTTGTCGAGCACCTCTACGATCAGGATTTCGATCGCGACTCGAACACGATCGAAGTCTTCGTCGGCCGCATTCGCAAGAAGCTCGGCATCGACATCATCCAAACCGTACGGGGCCTCGGCTATCTGCTGACACCGCCCGCCGATGCGCGCTAA
- a CDS encoding PepSY domain-containing protein gives MARAIVLVGLAIGGTSFWLGEPAFAADQTKCLSPTERNAAITDKRAVPLGRAARATRGQGDMLRAKLCEDAPGLVYRLTILGRDGKVTEATVDASNGQLLGPIK, from the coding sequence ATGGCAAGGGCAATCGTCCTCGTCGGTCTAGCAATTGGCGGAACCAGCTTCTGGCTGGGCGAACCTGCGTTCGCGGCCGATCAAACCAAATGCCTGTCGCCGACCGAGCGAAACGCCGCCATCACCGATAAACGAGCTGTGCCGCTCGGCCGGGCAGCGCGCGCCACCCGCGGCCAAGGCGATATGTTGCGCGCAAAACTTTGCGAAGATGCTCCAGGGCTCGTCTACCGGCTGACAATTCTCGGCCGGGATGGCAAGGTGACCGAAGCGACCGTCGATGCCTCGAACGGACAGCTGCTCGGCCCCATCAAATAG
- a CDS encoding nitroreductase, with protein MDVQDAVTSRYTCRAFLDTPVSIDTVRDILTTASRAPSGGNVQPWHVYTLAGEDLKALKAKVVPRAIETPRGEGAEYQVYPAELKQPYHGRRFEVGELLYRSINVPREDKASRFKQFARNAEFFGAPVAMFVTTDRQMGPPQWSDLGMFIQNVLLLARKHGLHTCAQEYWTNWHKTVGTFLDLPAEQILFCGIALGYEDTSAPINSWRAPRVPVSEFATFRGF; from the coding sequence ATGGATGTGCAAGACGCGGTCACGAGCCGCTACACCTGCCGGGCGTTTCTCGATACGCCGGTCTCGATCGATACGGTTCGCGACATTCTAACGACGGCGTCGCGGGCGCCGTCCGGCGGCAACGTGCAGCCCTGGCACGTCTACACGTTGGCCGGTGAAGATTTGAAAGCGCTCAAGGCGAAGGTAGTGCCGCGTGCGATCGAAACGCCGCGCGGCGAGGGCGCCGAATACCAGGTTTATCCGGCCGAGTTGAAGCAGCCGTATCACGGCCGCCGCTTCGAGGTCGGCGAGCTGCTCTATCGGTCGATCAACGTGCCGCGTGAGGACAAGGCGTCGCGTTTCAAGCAATTCGCCCGCAACGCGGAGTTCTTCGGGGCTCCGGTCGCGATGTTCGTGACGACCGACCGCCAGATGGGGCCGCCGCAATGGTCGGACCTCGGCATGTTCATCCAGAATGTCCTGTTGCTGGCCCGCAAGCACGGGCTGCACACTTGCGCGCAGGAGTATTGGACCAACTGGCACAAGACCGTCGGCACCTTTTTGGACCTCCCGGCGGAACAGATCCTGTTCTGCGGCATTGCTTTGGGTTATGAAGATACCAGCGCTCCGATCAACAGCTGGCGGGCACCGCGCGTACCCGTCTCGGAATTTGCCACATTTAGAGGGTTTTAA
- a CDS encoding lysozyme: MNISDKGLAALIAEEGEVLRAYRDVAGVWTIGAGLTAASGVVKPVAGMTITREQSRAHLREAIERNYAPAVRKRLGDQPQHVFDAALSFHFNTGAIGRATWVTRYLQGDLVAAEAAFKTWNRAGGRVVKGLTDRRAREWAMLAHGRYPASSSTTKIAIASAAAIVAPSSAAAIDWRLGVVVLIAAATGIAIWRWRKTRSG; this comes from the coding sequence ATGAACATTTCGGACAAAGGGCTCGCTGCGTTGATCGCGGAGGAGGGCGAGGTGCTGCGCGCGTATCGCGACGTTGCGGGCGTGTGGACGATCGGCGCCGGGCTGACCGCTGCATCGGGCGTCGTGAAGCCGGTCGCCGGCATGACGATCACACGAGAGCAATCGCGCGCGCATCTGCGCGAGGCGATCGAGCGAAATTATGCACCAGCGGTGCGCAAGCGTCTCGGCGATCAGCCACAGCATGTGTTCGATGCTGCGTTGTCGTTTCACTTCAACACCGGTGCGATCGGCCGCGCGACCTGGGTTACGCGATATCTGCAGGGCGATCTCGTCGCGGCCGAGGCCGCATTCAAGACGTGGAATCGCGCCGGAGGCCGAGTCGTCAAAGGTCTCACGGACCGGCGCGCGCGAGAGTGGGCGATGCTGGCGCACGGACGTTATCCGGCCTCATCGAGCACAACGAAAATTGCTATCGCGAGTGCAGCAGCGATTGTCGCGCCGTCGTCCGCTGCCGCGATCGATTGGCGGCTCGGCGTGGTGGTTTTGATCGCGGCTGCGACCGGCATCGCGATCTGGCGTTGGCGCAAGACGAGATCAGGATAG